GCTCAATTTTCCCCCAAGGTTTTATTGGGCTATTCCGATTTTACCTCGATCTTAAATTATTTTGGGCAAATGTTGGGTTGGGTTACTTTTCAGGGCCCTTGCTTAGCCAAAGACTTTGACAACCTTCGCCCCCGCGGCCTTGAATCTCTCGTGCAAGCCCTGACCTCTGTAAAACCGTTGGGGGAACTCAGCCCTCCTGAACTCATCACTATTCATCCTGGCGTGGCAGAAGGGGTTTTGGTGGGCGGATGTCTTTCGTTGATCACCTGCACCTTGGGGACACCTTATCAAATAAACACCCAAAACAAGATTTTATATCTAGAAGATGTGGGAGAAAAACCCTATTCTATAGACCGAATGTTGTTGCAACTACGCCAAGCGGGGCTGTTTAATGAATTGCGAGGAATTGTATTTGGCCCACTGAAAGATACCCACCATGATTTGAACTACGTGGCCGACCTACTGAAAGAATGGGTAGAAGATCTCCCTATCCCTATTGTGTTTAATTTTCCCTCGGGCCATGTGACCGATTCGCTTACGATTCCGTTTGGCGTCAACATTCGTTTAAATGCCACTAAACCTGCACTGACTTTTTTAGAAGGAGCCTTAGAATCATGAGCCTTGAAGCCATTGATGCTGCTTGCTTAGCCGGAAGTAAGGAAAAACTTTTTCCCGGCGCCGCTTTGTTAGTGGGAAAGGGGCAAGAAGCGTTGGTAGAAAAATATTATGGCCATTTCACCTACGAAACAAATAGCTTAAGCGTCACCGCAAGTTCCTATTTCGACATTGCTTCGCTTACCAAGGCCATCGCGACCACCTGTTTATTTATGCTTGCCTCCCAAGAAGGCCGGCTTGATTTAAATCAACCCGCTCGAAACTTTTTTCCTACCTTGACCCCAGCTCACAATTACAGCATCACCCAATTACTCAACCATACTTCGGGGTTACGAGATTGGCTGCCGCTTTATCAACAAACGCATCGACTTAAAAAAGGTAAACTCACTTTAGAAAACTTAATCTTAAACGAAATTCAAGAAAAGGGCTTAGACCGTGCTAAACAAGGCAGCCATGTCTACAGCGATCTGAATTTTATCTTGTTGGGATTCATTTTAGAAAAGATTTATGAAAAAAAATTAGACGTGCTTTTTCAAGAAAAAGTTGCGGGGCCACTTAATATTAAAGATATGTTTTATTTGCCTTTAATAGATGCACCCTCGGGGGCCAAAATGATACCTGTGGATCGCAATGACACCTCGAGCTTTGTACCCACTGAGTTTTGCACTTGGCGCAATCGAACCATTCAAGGAGAAGTGCATGATGAGAATACTTATTTTATGAGGGGAGTGGCTGGCCATGCTGGATTATTTGCGACTTTGCGGGCGGTTGGTCAATGGGTGCAAGAAATGCTCAAAGCCCACTTGGGAAATTCTAGTTGGTTAAAAAAATCCACTTTTGAAATTTTTGTACCCCAAGCTCAACCTTATTTCTTAGGGTTTGACCGACCCAACGCTGCTTCGTTAGCGGGGAAATACTTTTCTAAAAATTCTATAGGGCATCTGGCCTTTACGGGTTGCTCGTTTTGGCTTGATCTCGAAGATCAAAAATCGATCGTCTTGCTCACCAATCGCACTTATCCTAAGCGCTACGATAAAACGGTGTTCAATCAATTCCGCATTAAAATTCACAATCTCATCTGCGAGGAATTATTTTGACATGTCATCCCCCGACTTGATCGGGGGATCCACAGATGACATTTTGGTCATATGATTAATCCCAATAAAAATATTTATCTTATGGGTATTTGTGGCACCGGCATGGCTTCTCTGGCTGGCATGTTGAAGACTCAAGGGCACGTCGTTAAAGGTAGTGACCAAAATGCCTACCCGCCTATGAGCACCAAGCTGAGTGAACTAGGGATTGAAATTAAAACACCTTATCAAGCAACTAACTTAAATCCACGCCCTGATTTAGTGATCATTGGCAATGCGATTTCTAAAAATCATGTGGAGGCCGAGGCCGTTTTACAGCAAGGCATTCCTTATTTATCGATGGCGGCTTGTTTACACGACTTTTTTTTGCAAGATAAAATTTGCCTAGTGGTGGCTGGTACACATGGCAAGACCACCAGCACAAGTCTGCTCGCCTGGGTGTTAGAATATGCTGGGTTAAACCCTAGTTTTTTTGTGGGTGGTATCCCGCTCAATTTTAAAGACAATTTTAAATTGGATACCGGAAAGTATTTTGTGATTGAAGGCGATGAATATGACACCGCCTTTTTTGATAAGGGCCCCAAATTTTTACATTACAACCCCACGCACGTGTTGCTCACCAGCATTGAATTTGATCACGCCGATATTTACCGTGATTTGGAACATTTAAAGAGTTCGTTTGTTCAGTTGCTTGAGATAATTTCTGGCATGGGAAGTTTAGTGGCTAATTTAGATTTTCCAGCGGTGGGAGAAGTTTTGGAGAAAGTAAACTTTAAAAAAACAGTTTGTTACTCAACAAGAAAGATTGCTTCGCCATCATGGATCCCGGGGCAAGCCCGGGATGACGTGGATTACAATGACATCGTTTTTTATCCAGAAAAAATCCAAGCCACGCCAGACGGTATGTGTTTCCATCTGAATGGAGTTGAGTTTCTCTTGCCCATGTTTGGCACTCACAATGTCAGCAATGCCGTGGGAGTTGCGCTCATTGCCCATCAGATCGGGATTGATCTAAAAACTATTGCCGACGCATTTCGAACTTTCAAAGGCATTAAACGTCGCCAAGAAATTATTGGTGAGCCCCATGGCATTACCATCATCGATGACTTTGCCCACCACCCCACCGCCGTGCGCGAAACCATTGCGTCAATTCGAGCCCGCTTTCCTAATCGAAAAATTTGGGCCGTGTTTGAACCACGTAGTAATTCGAGTAAGCGCGATGTGTTTCAAAAAGATTATCCAGCTGCCTTCTTAGAAGCTGATGCTGTGCTTATTCACGACGTATTCATGCCCGAAAAAGTAAAAGATGGAAAAGTTTTGAATGTGGATGAGGTCGTTGCTCAAATCAATCAACAATCTGAACACCTCAAGGCCCAACATCTTTCAGGTATTGACACCATCGTTTCTTACATCAAAGATCATGCCAAAGCAGGGGACATATTGCTGATCATGAGTAATGGTGGTTTTGGCGGTATTCATCAACACCTCCTAAACAGCCTGATTTGAATCAGGTTGTAATTGATAGTCATTCTTCCTTAAAATAGCTTTATAGGGTGCAATCAAAAGGGGGGCTTATGTTTACTTTTAAGAATTTTTTTTGGAAATGCCTTGGGTTATGTGCCCTTGTGCTCATGGGCTGTGGCTCTAGTACGAACTCCAATGATCAGAGTTCAAGCAACACCCCTTTCTATGATGCTGTTCAATTAGTGGCACCCTCTTTTACCCCTGTCAGTAACTCTTCGTTAAATCCTCTCACCATGGCAACTGTCACAACCACCTGGGAAACCGGCAATCCACTCTATGAATTGTTTTATATCTTAAGAACCTTTAATCCGGATACGGATAACGGAGTTATCGACACTTCCAACCTCTACAAGAGTATGTGGGAGGCAAAAAATTTTTTTACTAACGCCAAAAGCAATTGCCAGGCCATCACCGAACAGACCATCACTCCTCCTTTCAATTTTGAAAATACTGCCACCACCTATAATTGTGCCTATAATGAAGACACCGATGGAGGCTATGACTTTGGAGGTGCGTTGAAAGAACTCGATGCCAATGGCAATATTGTTGAAATTACATCCGCATCTCGCAACGATACAACAGCCGCTATCAAATACGGGGTGTTTGGATTTGTATGGGTTGACAGCAATCACAATGAATATGGCACTTTGCAAGCAATCTTAGATACCCTAACGGATGACCTCTCGGTCGACATTGCACTATGGGTCGATTACGATGGGGCTAATGATTATTGTTACCGAAACGACATCAATGGCAATACCTCCACTCATTTATTCACCTTCCGATCCATCAAAGGAAATAAAGTGGCTGATTCGGCTTATATCTCTATCATAGGCAAAGGTTATTCCCAAGGTACAGGGAACTACTTTCTGGTAAAAATCACCAACAACGATCTAACCGGAAAGTATTATTGCATCGGGGCCGAAGATGGCGAAACCGAGTTGCGAGCCATGAGCGCAGAAGGCTCAGATACCGTCGATGCCAACTGCGCCCCCTATCAAAGCGATGTGGATGCCATAACCCCATTCACAACCGAAGATTTAGCTTGTGAAACATCAGATTTTAATCCTGGCGGAACTGGTACAGCCTCCGAGGGCACGATTTTTCTGAATTATCAATAGACCCTAAATCATACTCTTTATGGCAATGATCGGCTACCATCGGGTTGGTATTCCCAACGAATGGTCATTTGCCCACCGGCATAATTGATAATCGTGAATTTTGCATATTTTCCATCGGCCGTGCGGATGCAATAAACAAGGCTCTTGGATGAAACCGCGTGAGTGGCCGGATCATAATCAAACCAATCAGCTAATGCCGGATTACCTGAGTATTCACCCGATCCAGGAGGGCCAGGAATGGGCATCATTTCATCAACCTCATAACCTTCAGCCGGACATTCGGTAGTTCCTGCCCAATCGGTGGTTGCCATGTTCATCACCCCGCCTTGAGTTTCATGCCCTGCCATCATGTGTGTTGTGCCACAATTGGCAGCAATCTGCGCCCTGCGAAAGGCCATGTCCCACTCGTGTGACGTAGAGGGGTCAGCGGGAGTCACAACGGCACCCGATGAAAAATCCCAATAGGCCCAGTTGCTCGTGCTGCTAGCATCAATGATCGTTTCACCTGATAAGACAGCATTCTCCGTTGAGTCAGGGTTGTGACCCGAATGATCTTCGGTATCGGCGTTGTTATTGTTGAATGGCTCTTCGCCCGTAACTCCGCAGGCGCTCACCAAGAGCACTAGCAGGCTGGCTAAACTTAAGTATTTTAGTTTCATACGACTTGTCTCCTTTATATTATGAGTTAGGTGCTCAAGGCACGCGCAGCTCCAACCCTGCCAAGATGGTCAGGGGAAACATGGGTCTCCCTTGAAATGTCTCGTAGCGAAGGTTGGCTAAATTTTCCAAATTTACAAAAACGCGAAAATTTTTCCCAAGATTACGCGCCCCATAAAGATCAACAATGAAGGCATCGTTCACTGTGGTGGGTTGACCCAGGTGACGAAAGATCCCGCGCTTTTTGCCAAGATACTTCATTGAAAGTCGCGCGGTATAGGGACCCTTCGAATATAAAACCCCGCCAGTTGCCATATGATGAGGTGGGCCGTAGGCAATGGAGTCCCCCGCTTGATGAACTTGATTAAACGTGTAGGAAGCAAAGGTGTGCAAACCACGCAATGGTTCTGCCGATACTTCGAACTCAAAACCGCGCGAAGTCGATGCTACCTGGCTATGCCCATAGAGCCCGGTGGTTGCATCAGGGGTAAGTTCGTTAGTCAAACGGAGATGAAACCCCGTTGCTTTCAAGACTAATCGATCATGAAGAAGTTTTTGTTGAACCCCTGCGGTAAAACCTTGCAAAGTTTCACCATGCAAATCACTTCCGGCTGAAGCAGCCTCGCCCAATGAAGGCCAGCGCGTGCTTCTGCTCCATCGCCCCAACAAAACTCCACCCTGCCACGGCATGATGCGCAATTCTGCGCTGGGGTTAAACTCGAGTTTGTCAACGTCACTGCCATCATAACGAAGGCCTGCGGTAAGCCCAAACCACTTCGTTGGTGTAAAATGATTTTCTAAAAATGCGCTCCAAGTATGAAAATTGTGAGACCCACTGGGTTCATCCAGCTCGTTACGAGTAAAATCGGCACCTACATTTAAAATATTATGGAAAGTCAATTTTACTTCGGTGTTGGTCCGTACCCCCATCTTCGCTCGATCTTGGCGCGTAACATCAGGATGCATCTGAAGATTGAGAAAATAATATTCCACCCCACCAAAAGCATTCACATGAAAAGAAGCCCTTTCTCCAAATTGATGATCGAGGGCCAAGTTGGAATTCAAAAACCAACGGTTGCGAAATTCATCATTAGAAAATTTCTTGCGGCCCCGGGAATATAATGAAAGGAGCCGCAAGCTCGTATTGGGTGAAGGGTTATAGGTCGCAAAAAAAGTTGGAGTAATATCCCAATAAGAACGATCTTCGTAACGAAGATTGCTGAGCGGAGGCGTGCGCCGCACGTCGGTCAAGTTGTCTGTTTTTAAAAATCCAACCCCAAGTTTTGCCCAAAAAGGCCCCTTGCCTGTGGTTCCGGTTAATTCACCCCGTAGGGTATCAAAAGATCCAATAGCCGCTTGTGCCGTTGCACCGTGAGTTTTAGCTTGCTCTTGCAAAACAAAATTGATCACCGCATGATAACCACCAAAACGGGCCGGCAAAGGCGGTTTGTAAACTTCGGCACGTTTCAATAAACCGGTGGGAAGATCGTGAAACTCAACACCTTCGTAGGCCGCGTTGTTAATCGGCATACCGTCGAGGAGAACCAACACATTTCTTGAAGAATCCCTAGGCAAGCCTCGAATCAAAAGCCAATCCTCCGATGCCGCATCACCGGTGGAAAGAAAGGTAATCCCGGCACGCAGGGCTAAGGGCTCTTCTAATTCATAAAAGGATGTTCCGTAGGTGTGTAATTCAACGCCATCAATAACTACATCGGGTTGTCCAAAGCCTAATTCTTGATGATGGGTATTTTTGCTCAAAGTCTCAGCAATAACCAGCCTTGGCAAAAGAAGGAATATTAGGCTTAAGCTCATCATCCAAATTTTTTTAAGTTTTGTTATACTCATTTTATTGTTCACACTCAAAATTTTGCCAAAAAAAACCCAGCAACAAGTTTGTCTTGCTACTGGGCTCTAGATTTAAAACCGCTGGCCGCTATTTTTTTTAATGCTGGGCAAACATTACCCAGCCATTCAATTTATCCCTTTTGTTGCTCCTCAATAGATAACACCACCGTTCTCTTGCAACGACGGCATTTTAACTCAACGCCATT
The nucleotide sequence above comes from Deltaproteobacteria bacterium. Encoded proteins:
- a CDS encoding TonB-dependent receptor yields the protein MSITKLKKIWMMSLSLIFLLLPRLVIAETLSKNTHHQELGFGQPDVVIDGVELHTYGTSFYELEEPLALRAGITFLSTGDAASEDWLLIRGLPRDSSRNVLVLLDGMPINNAAYEGVEFHDLPTGLLKRAEVYKPPLPARFGGYHAVINFVLQEQAKTHGATAQAAIGSFDTLRGELTGTTGKGPFWAKLGVGFLKTDNLTDVRRTPPLSNLRYEDRSYWDITPTFFATYNPSPNTSLRLLSLYSRGRKKFSNDEFRNRWFLNSNLALDHQFGERASFHVNAFGGVEYYFLNLQMHPDVTRQDRAKMGVRTNTEVKLTFHNILNVGADFTRNELDEPSGSHNFHTWSAFLENHFTPTKWFGLTAGLRYDGSDVDKLEFNPSAELRIMPWQGGVLLGRWSRSTRWPSLGEAASAGSDLHGETLQGFTAGVQQKLLHDRLVLKATGFHLRLTNELTPDATTGLYGHSQVASTSRGFEFEVSAEPLRGLHTFASYTFNQVHQAGDSIAYGPPHHMATGGVLYSKGPYTARLSMKYLGKKRGIFRHLGQPTTVNDAFIVDLYGARNLGKNFRVFVNLENLANLRYETFQGRPMFPLTILAGLELRVP
- a CDS encoding LD-carboxypeptidase, whose protein sequence is MKKPIKPKVLKPGDTLAIAAPSSSFEKEPFLRGVEKLKTLGFKVVFQEDIFSTRRYLAGTDERRSQELIGYLADPSIKAILTARGGYGAGRILNKLDAAQAQFSPKVLLGYSDFTSILNYFGQMLGWVTFQGPCLAKDFDNLRPRGLESLVQALTSVKPLGELSPPELITIHPGVAEGVLVGGCLSLITCTLGTPYQINTQNKILYLEDVGEKPYSIDRMLLQLRQAGLFNELRGIVFGPLKDTHHDLNYVADLLKEWVEDLPIPIVFNFPSGHVTDSLTIPFGVNIRLNATKPALTFLEGALES
- a CDS encoding serine hydrolase, producing the protein MSLEAIDAACLAGSKEKLFPGAALLVGKGQEALVEKYYGHFTYETNSLSVTASSYFDIASLTKAIATTCLFMLASQEGRLDLNQPARNFFPTLTPAHNYSITQLLNHTSGLRDWLPLYQQTHRLKKGKLTLENLILNEIQEKGLDRAKQGSHVYSDLNFILLGFILEKIYEKKLDVLFQEKVAGPLNIKDMFYLPLIDAPSGAKMIPVDRNDTSSFVPTEFCTWRNRTIQGEVHDENTYFMRGVAGHAGLFATLRAVGQWVQEMLKAHLGNSSWLKKSTFEIFVPQAQPYFLGFDRPNAASLAGKYFSKNSIGHLAFTGCSFWLDLEDQKSIVLLTNRTYPKRYDKTVFNQFRIKIHNLICEELF
- a CDS encoding HmuY family protein, whose translation is MKLKYLSLASLLVLLVSACGVTGEEPFNNNNADTEDHSGHNPDSTENAVLSGETIIDASSTSNWAYWDFSSGAVVTPADPSTSHEWDMAFRRAQIAANCGTTHMMAGHETQGGVMNMATTDWAGTTECPAEGYEVDEMMPIPGPPGSGEYSGNPALADWFDYDPATHAVSSKSLVYCIRTADGKYAKFTIINYAGGQMTIRWEYQPDGSRSLP
- the mpl gene encoding UDP-N-acetylmuramate:L-alanyl-gamma-D-glutamyl-meso-diaminopimelate ligase, whose protein sequence is MINPNKNIYLMGICGTGMASLAGMLKTQGHVVKGSDQNAYPPMSTKLSELGIEIKTPYQATNLNPRPDLVIIGNAISKNHVEAEAVLQQGIPYLSMAACLHDFFLQDKICLVVAGTHGKTTSTSLLAWVLEYAGLNPSFFVGGIPLNFKDNFKLDTGKYFVIEGDEYDTAFFDKGPKFLHYNPTHVLLTSIEFDHADIYRDLEHLKSSFVQLLEIISGMGSLVANLDFPAVGEVLEKVNFKKTVCYSTRKIASPSWIPGQARDDVDYNDIVFYPEKIQATPDGMCFHLNGVEFLLPMFGTHNVSNAVGVALIAHQIGIDLKTIADAFRTFKGIKRRQEIIGEPHGITIIDDFAHHPTAVRETIASIRARFPNRKIWAVFEPRSNSSKRDVFQKDYPAAFLEADAVLIHDVFMPEKVKDGKVLNVDEVVAQINQQSEHLKAQHLSGIDTIVSYIKDHAKAGDILLIMSNGGFGGIHQHLLNSLI